A genome region from Sphingobacteriaceae bacterium GW460-11-11-14-LB5 includes the following:
- a CDS encoding DNA repair protein gives MENLSFKVAEIEISYHPAFKLAELPQVTSAQEAYRVLMERWEEGRIELLEEFKVILLNRRGRVLGVVNISQGGLSGTLADPKVIFAVALKACASGVILAHNHPSGELSPSDADISLTRKLKSGGDILEINVHDHLIVSRYGFYSFLDEGMM, from the coding sequence ATGGAAAATTTAAGTTTTAAAGTAGCGGAAATTGAGATCAGTTACCATCCGGCGTTTAAATTGGCAGAGTTGCCACAGGTTACATCTGCACAGGAAGCTTACAGGGTATTAATGGAACGGTGGGAGGAAGGCAGAATTGAGCTTCTAGAAGAGTTTAAGGTAATTTTGCTCAACAGAAGGGGTAGGGTATTGGGGGTAGTGAACATCTCGCAGGGTGGTTTGTCTGGAACGCTAGCTGATCCCAAGGTAATTTTTGCAGTGGCGCTGAAAGCCTGTGCAAGTGGGGTCATCCTGGCGCATAATCATCCAAGTGGAGAATTGTCGCCAAGTGATGCAGATATTTCCTTAACCAGGAAATTAAAATCCGGGGGTGATATTCTGGAAATTAATGTGCATGATCATTTGATTGTTTCCAGGTATGGGTTTTATAGTTTTTTGGATGAGGGGATGATGTGA
- a CDS encoding peptidase C14: protein MKIALIVGIDYYQNVSGLHGCVNDAYSVESMLKRNDGGSINFKTKLVTSSGPADQVNKRELKDLINVLFSQKAEVALFYFAGHGYIEANGGYLVASDATHGDDGVSLNEILAMANRSPATNKIIILDSCHSGIAGTSMENAEISHLSDGMTILTASTAEQYASEENGSGIFTTLMVDALSGSAANLVGQVTPGSIYAHIDQSLGDWDKQRPVFKTNVKNFVCLREVTPPITLEDLRSITEYFPSAGVEFPLDPTFEAEMKGRDEDMPAPIETNTVIFKRLQKFNRLNLLEPVNAPHMWNAAMESKSCRLTALGEHYRRLVEKELI, encoded by the coding sequence ATGAAAATAGCACTTATAGTCGGAATCGATTATTACCAAAACGTATCCGGTTTACACGGATGCGTAAACGACGCATACAGTGTTGAGAGTATGCTAAAGCGAAATGATGGTGGTTCGATCAACTTCAAAACCAAACTGGTTACCTCTTCTGGGCCTGCTGACCAGGTAAACAAACGGGAATTAAAGGACTTGATCAATGTTCTTTTTTCGCAGAAGGCTGAGGTAGCCTTGTTTTATTTTGCCGGCCATGGGTACATCGAAGCTAATGGCGGCTATCTTGTCGCCTCAGATGCCACCCATGGAGATGACGGCGTATCCTTAAACGAGATTCTTGCCATGGCCAACCGTTCACCTGCGACCAATAAAATTATCATACTGGATAGTTGTCACTCTGGGATAGCGGGAACTTCCATGGAAAATGCAGAAATCTCCCACCTCTCAGATGGTATGACCATTCTTACCGCCTCCACTGCCGAACAGTACGCATCCGAAGAAAACGGAAGCGGCATTTTTACCACACTTATGGTAGATGCTTTGAGTGGTAGTGCAGCCAACCTTGTAGGGCAAGTAACCCCTGGTAGTATCTATGCCCATATCGATCAGTCACTAGGTGATTGGGATAAGCAGCGCCCTGTATTTAAAACAAATGTCAAGAATTTTGTCTGCTTGAGAGAAGTTACCCCTCCCATTACCCTTGAGGATTTACGTTCTATAACGGAGTATTTTCCAAGCGCAGGTGTGGAATTTCCACTTGATCCAACTTTTGAAGCTGAGATGAAAGGAAGAGATGAGGATATGCCAGCGCCAATAGAAACGAATACAGTTATATTCAAAAGACTTCAGAAATTCAACCGGCTAAACTTATTGGAACCAGTAAATGCTCCCCATATGTGGAATGCTGCTATGGAAAGCAAATCCTGCAGACTCACTGCCCTTGGCGAACATTACCGCAGACTAGTGGAAAAAGAGTTAATATAA